The following is a genomic window from Epinephelus moara isolate mb chromosome 17, YSFRI_EMoa_1.0, whole genome shotgun sequence.
aaacagaattaaaataaaacaaaataaaataaaataatatcctgcgcccaataattcagtacagggtcgtgccgaacccaAAGTCGCGTACCAAACGGTTCGACataaatacatgtaccgttacggccctaatattgataataaaaactaagatgaaatctGTTTCATTTTCGTTGAGATGAATGTTATTGGTGGACTATCAGACACTGAAAGCTGAAAACAGCCGTAGTTGTAATTATCTTCTCGTCACATCATTGACAAGCTGGtgaactccagtaaatagtctgcaccaggatgtttcactaGCCAGCAAAAATactcacaccagagcagcaTCAGCCATTGGTGcgagctgtgagctgtaaatcagcagtaaataatcagccgtgtgtgtctgactgtggatggtggtgctgctgaatggatttgtggagtttagcctctgaacagcagcagagcaagcagtCACTGACTGCCggacttcacagctgatccctGCAGAACTACACTCAGTCCAGACTGTCAATGAAAGGTTTatggtttgatgctgtttgacaggaaGGTAGGAAGCTCAGTTATCTGTAAGCATAGCTGTATTGTAAGCTAACAGTCTGAACTctgatcagttttctctgacagaggtgaaagtttaatttagtttggtttagtttaATCACCAGttctgtgagaggacacaagtttaaacctccagattaacatgttgcagattaaaaaagaattcaggctttagttatattatttttctgtttcttaacAGTTAGATAGATAAAGATGAGTTTACGATGAACCTCTGTataaatcctagttgtctccgATTAGTTATTTGTGCTGTCTAAGTTTTTTAAAAGCATAAACAGAGAGATGTTaagcttttcaaatgataatCGACAAATGTATGCTCATAAATCACccctaaagaaaacataatgactaaaagttgactaaaacGTTCTGAATTTTCATTGAATAACACCAGACttaaactatgaaggataaagaTGACTATAGTGTGACTTTTACTAATAAGCATTTTTATatcaagactaagactaaatctaaagcTGTCAAAATAAACACTGGCCTAAAGCTAAGGAATGTCATGTATGtcataatttaaatttaatgatttattctGGTATATGGTATAAGTCAAGAAAGATTACCCTCCAGCACATAACATCACCGCTTGAAAACCTACTTGCAGTACAACTTACTTTTTTCGTTGAGTTAAAGGTTTTAGTTCGTTATTACCATTTAAATTTACCTAATTTTATTTGTCATGTTCCTCCTTCAGTGTATGTTGAATGTTGTAACTTATGTAACAACTAATTTCCAATTTATTTAAGAACTATCTATCTAAAACCGTAAAGACACTCACATATCTAAGTAACGTTACTACTCTAGGCTCCTAGTCTTCATGAGACACATCATTGACGTCATGTTGTGCCTTTGATATACAGTTAAACACTGTATAAAAAGAATGGTGGAACTGAGTCACTGAGTTGACGTCCCACGAGTACTTAATGCACAGTCGTTCAACTTTTACGACAGTAACGTTACCAAAGAAAATTGATTGTCATTAAAGTAATTTAAGTTGCCGTATTATTATAGCTACTAGTCAACTTTAACTCTTGACATTTTCTCAGTAGGCTTCTTTAAACACAACTGCGGTGAACATATATTGTGTACTGTAACGGGAAATGCAGTTTAGTAACATAAAAGGTGATGTACCCAGTTTCCAAATCCATATTGTTCGATGGCATCGAGTAGCGACTGCTCTTCCCTGCTGGTCCAGCCTCCCTCTGCCTCGGAACCCCAGAGCGAGAAGCGACCGCCGTCGACCTGCTGGTAGCCGTGCCATCTCCGGTGATTACCGATTTCTGCGCCCGCCGAGAAACACTCCGGACACAGTTCGATATCGGGGCAGTCGGTGCAGCGAAGCCGCAGGTTTGTAACGTCTGCAAGGCAGTTAACACAGTACTTCTTTCCCAGGTCGGCCATGTTGTCTGGCTCCTGCTTCTTGTTGTTGGAGGCAGAATTGCGCGCATGCGCAGTACGAGCTTCTCGGCGTAGCCTACATACCCTGCTTCTTAATATTAATGAGCAGAGCCAGGgcgcctctgattggctcctgATGCCAGTTTCCAGGACAACAGAAACCAAACGAAGCGTTTTATTGACTTTACAAGTCTAACCGTATATAGGATATATAACCACTGAAATATACTTTAGGGTTTTCTGTATCTTTCGAAAATGGATGGAGAGCCAGAAAATGAGGTGAAGATTAATGGGCGGGTGTCAGCAGATTCCACCAACGAAGAGGACACTTCGCCAGCTGTTTATGGAAATGAAAAGGAAGGTGTCCCAGATGAAATGGTTGCATCAGATCATGATGAAGAAAACTCTGAAAGTATGAAAGCCACCTCTGAGCCAGAAGACAACAGTGGAAATGAGTTCCACAGTGTCGACCATATGACCTCAAGTGAAGGCTTGGATGTGAAGATGAAGGAAGTGAATGAACAACTAATGTCCCACGAGgagagttttgtttttgaaatcaACAGCACTGATGGTGATGGACCTCCCAGATTACATTTTGAGAccccagagagacagagcacCACTCCTACACAGGAGGAAGATGAAACTGAGGAAAAGGGATCCGCTGCTGCTCCTGCACACAAAGAAGACATCAACAATGAAGAATACATGCAGCTCCATCAGAAGCTGTGCGAGGACAGAAATATTGTCAGCCAACACCACAGCCAGCTGCAGACGAAACTGGCAGAGTTCTTCCGCAGGAAGGCCTGGGATGATGCCCAGCTGGAGAGGGAGATGTCAGAGCAGCTGCTGGAGTATGAGAGGTGCATCAACATACTGACTGACCTGAAGCAGCAGATCACTGCTAATATGGAGACagctcagcagcagacagaagAGCTGAGGCTCAAGTCCCAAGAGAAGCTGAATAAGGTTGGTATTATTGTCAGGACCTGTGCAGGTTTCctacattgtttttaaaaatacctaaaatattttgataatttCCAAGTTAAAAATGTTGGAAAGTGGACAAAGGTATTGTTAAAATATGTATGGTAGCCTGTAATGATAAAATATGagatccatccatcttctaaccgcttatcctcttgagggtcgcggggggggctggagcctatcccagctgacattgggcaagaggcggggtgcaccttggacaggtcgccagactatcgcagggctgacatgtagagacagacaaccattcacacctacggacaatttagagtcaccaattaacctatccccaatctgcatgtctttggactgtgtgaggaagccggagtacccggagaaaacccacgctcacacggggagaacatgcaaactctgcacagaagggctcccacacccgggatcgaaccaggaaccctcttgctgtgaggcgacagtgctaaccacttcATCACCGTGCCACCCAAAATATAAGATAAACTaagtaaataaaacagattGGAACTGGAGCTTATAACATTAGGGCTAACATTATCGTAGGTGCCAGGTTTTGACATGAACGTGAgtgtgcaacacattctcactctgacctcgtcaaaTATCagcatttggtcatggactttccatgttatatgcattgtctgttttcacagcacacttccatttttacaggaatTGTACAGTTtgcaaacattcattcattttccataagcacttatcctgttaggggttgtggGAGGGCTACGGCCTATCACggggctgacacatacagacagacaacattcacattcacacctttggccaatttagagtcatcagttAACCAGCTTGGATAATagtggtggtgcagtggttaggtggtgcctcacagtaagaggttACGTGGTTCGTACCCAGGATGGGGGGTTCAAACCACATGATGGGGGAGCCCCCCAGCGCGGAGCCTGCatgctctccctgtgtcagcgtgggttttctccgggtccTCTGGCTTCCCCCACACAATTGGTGACAGCTTGCTTAAAGTCCctctcaaaataaacacactaccaTGGTACAACACACAGCAAATtgaccttcaacaacaaatgcacatggttacatttagccaacacactcacatggttagttttaggcaacaaaacgtggttgggtttagggaaaaagaacagggtctggctttacattcacaaaggaagcgaacaccggcctcctgggtgaaagtcgggtGTTGTTACAAAATAATGGCGGCGCATCATGCCAGTGTAAAAagacggctttttttgtcagtgtctgccACCGGAAGTCACTGCCAAAACGTCGgtattcgacgactttggagtgagaccgggctggaATGTAATGTTTTACCTAAAGGTAAAGTAAAaaaggtaaagttccactgattgtcacacacctgagtgtgtgaaatttgttctccgcatttgacccatcccctgagggagcggtgagcagcagctgtgccgcgctcgggaatcacgtggtgatctaaccccccaattccaacccctgatgctgagtgccaagcagggaggcaatgggtcccatttttatagtctttggtatgccggggatcgaacccacgacctcccagtctcagggcggacactctaccactaggccactgagctggtagAGAATGTGGAGAGTAGTCTTGAAATTAACAGTAGTTTTCCAAAGTTGCAGTTTTATTGACATCTAACATAATTTCCTGTTATGTTCATTATGTAAACTATCTGCGAAAACAGTATATTATAAAGATGATTACATACTGTACTTCCTGTCAGTTTGTAGTATGGAGCTGGGGCTCATCGCCATGCAAACAGGGGAATGCATTATagcaaacacaaagaaagtttgcaaaacaaaaactcaaaagtatggaaaaatacatataatTTAAAACCATGACGGGCACCCAGTGAGGGCTACCTTTAACTAAAATTAATTGAAACATTTAGCAAATACTCTTAAGGACATGGCTCCTCACGTGCATTTTTATATGGCTGAACTTATAACAATCTTGTTATCCttaatatacagtggtgtgaaaaagtgtttgcccccttcctgattgcttacttttttgcatgttttccacacttaaatgtttcagatcatcaaacaaatttaaacattagtcaaagataacacaagtaaacacaaaatgcagtttttaaatgaagggttttattaatgaggaagaaaaaaatccaaagctacatggccctgtgtgaaaaagtgtttgccccccagctcctgttaaaacataaNNNNNNNNNNNNNNNNNNNNNNNNNNNNNNNNNNNNNNNNNNNNNNNNNNNNNNNNNNNNNNNNNNNNNNNNNNNNNNNNNNNNNNNNNNNNNNNNNNNNNNNNNNNNNNNNNNNNNNNNNNNNNNNNNNNNNNNNNNNNNNNNNNNNNNNNNNNNNNNNNNNNNNNNNNNNNNNNNNNNNNNNNNNNNNNNNNNNNNNNNNNNNNNNNNNNNNNNNNNNNNNNNNNNNNNNNNNNNNNNNNNNNNNNNNNNNNNNNNNNNNNNNNNNNNNNNNNNNNNNNNNNNNNNNNNNNNNNNNNNNNNNNNNNNNNNNNNNNNNNNNNNNNNNNNNNNNNNNNNNNNNNNNNNNNNNNNNNNNNNNNNNNNNNNNNNNNNNNNNNNNNNNNNNNNNNNNNNNNNNNNNNNNNNNNNNNNNNNNNNNNNNNNNNNNNNNNNNNNNNNNNNNNNNNNNNNNNNNNNNNNNNNNNNNNNNNNNNNNNNNNNNNNNNNNNNNNNNNNNNNNNNNNNNNNNNNNNNNNNNNNNNNNNNNNNNNNNNNNNNNNNNNNNNNNNNNNNNNNNNNNNNNNNNNNNNNNNNNNNNNNNNNNNNNNNNNNNNNNNNNNNNNNNNNNNNNNNNNNNNNNNNNNNNNNNNNNNNNNNNNNNNNNNNNNNNNNNNNNNNNNNNNNNNNNNNNNNNNNNNNNNNNNNNNNNNNNNNNNNNNNNNNNNNNNNNNNNNNNNNNNNNNNNNNNNNNNNNNNNNNNNNNNNNNNNNNNNNNNNNNNNNNNNNNNNNNNNNNNNNNNNNNNNNNNNNNNNNNNNNNNNNNNNNNNNNNNNNNNNNNNNNNNNNNNNNNNNNNNNNNNNNNNNNNNNNNNNNNNNNNNNNNNNNNNNNNNNNNNNNNNNNNNNNNNNNNNNNNNNNNNNNNNNNNNNNNNNNNNNNNNNNNNNNNNNNNNNNNNNNNNNNNNNNNNtgtagctttggatttttttcttcctcattaataaatcccttcatttaaaaactgcattttgtgtttatttgtgttatctttgactaatgttttaatttgtttgatgatctgaaacatttaagtgcggaaaacatgcaaaaaagtaagaaatcaggaagggggcaaacactttttcacaccactgtatgtaaGCACCCAAATAATAACTGTTGATTGTGTGTTATGGTGTCA
Proteins encoded in this region:
- the ccdc96 gene encoding coiled-coil domain-containing protein 96 — translated: MDGEPENEVKINGRVSADSTNEEDTSPAVYGNEKEGVPDEMVASDHDEENSESMKATSEPEDNSGNEFHSVDHMTSSEGLDVKMKEVNEQLMSHEESFVFEINSTDGDGPPRLHFETPERQSTTPTQEEDETEEKGSAAAPAHKEDINNEEYMQLHQKLCEDRNIVSQHHSQLQTKLAEFFRRKAWDDAQLEREMSEQLLEYERCINILTDLKQQITANMETAQQQTEELRLKSQEKLNKVETEWRAITALKQDVAVAVLSQCLGKEVAQAKVEATLATEKLLQDKLNKLCLKHIKLRIKIHRLETELCEGEEHARDPLQLQFERLQTERLEQKKHTEKQNEECLKMQKKISSSEELLLNVKEKLFWSQMEIQAKREQLATLEAMVATKRDILTRSRQACSGLQRDNVRLKEHCGLRGNRVLMQDFEDTVDASDHLAKHLEDLKCLQAEIVFRCGSWR